In Acidaminococcus fermentans DSM 20731, one genomic interval encodes:
- a CDS encoding Na+/H+ antiporter NhaC family protein produces MENLILGAFCLILFFFIFTGLPLLGALALGFLLFFGYGLYRGHSFGAVLKMAWQGVLSVKTIFLVFILIGMLTAAWRASGTIGYIIALAVRFIRPSVFLLLTFWLNCAVSFLLGTSFGTAATMGVITLSIGETLGISPLYSGGAILSGTYFGDRMSPVSTSALLVSVLTGTDIYRNIGNMARFTLVPFGLASLFYLVLGLWLPGIGQVGAMVSGLYDIYNFTPWLVLPAVSILTLSFFRVSVKKNMAVSIVCALALCHFVQGWPWWHLLKILVTGYHLSDPEYSGMLSGGGITSMVRVASIVCLSASFGGIFKGTGLLKGIESLFQHLKKKVGTYLSIILAALFTGMVSCNQTLSIVLTHQLCSSFVQDREQLALDLENTAVVISPLIPWSIACATILDTTGAPHTSIALAVYLFLLPVWGLVKSRSAA; encoded by the coding sequence ATGGAAAATCTTATCCTGGGGGCGTTCTGCCTCATTCTCTTTTTCTTTATTTTTACGGGGCTGCCTCTTCTGGGGGCGCTGGCCCTGGGATTCCTGCTGTTCTTCGGGTACGGGCTGTACCGGGGACACTCCTTCGGAGCGGTGCTGAAAATGGCCTGGCAGGGGGTCCTGTCGGTAAAGACCATTTTCCTGGTGTTCATCCTGATCGGCATGCTCACCGCCGCATGGCGGGCTTCCGGCACCATCGGCTACATCATCGCCCTGGCAGTCCGGTTCATCCGTCCATCGGTGTTCCTGCTGCTGACCTTCTGGCTGAACTGCGCTGTTTCCTTCCTGCTGGGCACATCTTTTGGCACGGCGGCCACCATGGGGGTGATCACCCTGTCCATTGGGGAGACACTGGGAATCTCTCCCCTGTACAGCGGAGGGGCCATCCTGTCCGGCACCTATTTTGGGGATCGGATGTCCCCGGTTTCCACCAGTGCCCTGCTGGTCAGCGTGCTCACCGGAACGGACATTTACCGGAATATCGGGAACATGGCCCGGTTCACCCTGGTGCCCTTCGGGCTGGCCAGCCTGTTCTATCTGGTGCTGGGACTGTGGCTGCCCGGCATCGGACAGGTGGGGGCCATGGTCAGCGGGCTCTATGACATCTACAATTTCACCCCCTGGCTGGTGCTGCCGGCCGTCAGCATCCTGACCCTGAGCTTTTTCCGGGTATCCGTCAAGAAGAATATGGCGGTGAGCATTGTCTGCGCCCTGGCCCTGTGCCATTTTGTCCAGGGCTGGCCCTGGTGGCATCTGCTGAAGATCCTGGTCACCGGGTACCATCTGTCCGATCCGGAATATTCCGGCATGCTCAGCGGGGGCGGCATCACGTCCATGGTCCGGGTGGCTTCCATTGTGTGTCTGTCCGCTTCCTTCGGGGGTATCTTTAAGGGCACCGGGCTGCTGAAGGGCATCGAGAGCCTGTTCCAGCACCTGAAGAAAAAGGTGGGGACCTATCTGTCCATTATCCTGGCGGCCCTGTTCACCGGAATGGTGTCCTGCAACCAGACCCTGAGCATCGTGCTGACCCATCAGCTGTGCAGTTCCTTTGTGCAGGACCGGGAGCAGCTGGCCCTGGACCTGGAAAACACGGCGGTGGTGATTTCACCCCTGATCCCCTGGTCCATTGCCTGCGCTACCATCCTGGACACTACCGGGGCGCCCCATACCTCCATCGCCCTGGCCGTATATCTGTTCCTGCTGCCGGTGTGGGGGCTGGTAAAAAGCCGTTCTGCCGCATAA